The Urbifossiella limnaea nucleotide sequence GCGAACAGTTCGTCCGGCTCGACGAGGATGCGGAACCGGCCGTTCCCGTCGTCCGTCGCGTCGATCTGGCGGACCCGGCCGCCGAACGTCCCGATCGCGACCGACGGCCAGCCGGCGAACTGGACGCCGGGCCACCCCTCGAACTGGAGCCGCACGTGCGGCCCCCGCCCGGTCTGCTCCATGTGCGCGGCGATGAGCGGGGCGTCCACCCCGTCCACCAGCAGCTCGACCACCCGGTCGGTGGCGTCGGGGACGATCACCGCCAGCTCGTCGCCCTCCTTGACGAACTGCCCGCCGGCCCCGGCGTTCGCGCTGATGCGGAAGATCACCCCGTCGGTCGGGGCCCGCACGAACCGGGCCTTGAACCGCTCGATCCGGTTCTCGATCTCCTGCAACTCCCGCTCGACCGAGAACCGGTTCTGCTCGGCCCGGTGGAGGTCGCGGTGGGCCAGGGCCACGGCCGACAGCCCCGTCGCCCCGGCCTGGAGGACGAGCGAGTCGGCCGTCAGTACCGCCGCCTCGGCCCGCTTCAGCTCGGCGTCGGCCCGGGTCACGTCGGTCAGCGCCCGGTCGGCCTTCGCCTTCGCGTCGTCCCGGCTCAGCTCCGACTCCAGCCCGCCGAACTGCTTGTCCCGGAACAGCCGGTCGAACATCTCGTACCGGCGCTTCTCGAAGGTCGCCGCAAACTCGTTGTTCTTCCGCGCCTGCCGGGACACGTCCACCAGCAGTGCCGCGGCGTCGCGGTTGGCCTTCGCGGCGGCGACGGCCGCGTCCATCGCCTGCTCCTGGGCCTTGACCGACCGCAGTTGCTCGGCCAGCTCGTCCGTCGCGGCGTCCTTGCGACTGAAGAGAAACTTCCGCTGCGCGTCCAGCCGCTCGGCCAGGCCGGGGTCGTTATCGTCAATATCGACAATCGGGTCGCCGGCCTTCACCTTCGATCCCTCGACGACGTACCACTTCTTCACCTGCCCGCCGACCAGGGCGGTGACCACCTGCTTCCGCTCGGTCGGCGCGAAGGCGACGATTTGCCCGCGGCCGCGGACCGTCTGCTGCCACGGCACGAACACCAGAACAAGCGGGGCGGCCACGAAGGTCAGGAGTAGGAGCCGGCCGACCCACCGGGCCGGCCGCGGGGTACGAGCCGCATCCAGGCTGGCGAACGGGACCGCCGGGGAGAACGCGGGCGCGGTCATACGTGGGCCTCCGATGTGGCTGCGCCGAGCGGAATCATCCGGTCGCACCGGCCGACCACCGCCGGGTTTGCCGTGGCGACCAGGAGTGTCCAGGGGGCGGCCCGGTCGAACAGGGCGGGGAGCACATCGGCCGAGTCGAATGCGTCGAGTGTGCCGTCGAGGAGGAGGAGCCGCGGCCGGGCGGCGATCGCCCGGGCGAGCGTCAGCCGCACCGCCTGGACGCCCGACAGCGGGGCGCCATTCGGGGTGAGGACGGTGTCGAACCCCTGCGGCAGCGCTTGCACGGTTTCGAGCAGGCCGACGGCCCGGAGCGCGTCGCGGACCGCGGCGGCCGTCAGGTCGGCCCGGCCGACCCGGAGGTTGTCGTTGATCGTCCCGGCGAAGAGTTCCGCCCCGCCGACCAACTCCACTTGCTCGCGCAGCCTGTCCGGGTCGAACACCCGCAGGTCGAGCCCGTCGAGCTCGACGACCCCGCGGTCCGGCTCCCGGAGCCCGGCGACGGTCTCGAACAGGAGCGTCTTGCCCGACCCCGGCGGGCCGAGCACCGCCACCCGCTCGCCGGCCGCGACCGCCCAGTCGGCGGGGATGGGAAGCCCCCGGCCGGACACCCGGTCCACCCCGCGGAGGTGGACGGCCATCGCCCCGCCGGGCGGCGGCGCCTCCCCGCCCTCCCGCTCCAGCGGCAGGTCGGTGAGGAGGCCGAGCTTCTCCGCCCCGGCGAGTAGGTCGTAGTACGTCTCGGCGTACTTCCCGAGCTTGGCGACCGAGCCGAGCACGACGGACACGATCAACTCGGCCGCGACGAGCTGGCCGAGGGTGAGCTGTTGGTTGATGACGAGGTAGCCGCCGAGGCCGAGGAGGGCGGTCCCGCCGACCGCCTGGAGCCCGAAGGCGAACAGGGTCTGCCGCCACACCACCCGGAAGTGGGCCTTGCGGGCCTTCAGGTACTCGGCCGCCAGCCGGTCGCCCTCGGCCGCCGCCAGCCGGGGGCCGCCGGCCAGCTTGATCGCCCGGTGGCGGTGGAGGAGTTCTTGCAGCCACGCGGCCACGTCGTACTTGGCGTGCGACTCGTGCAGGGCGGTCTTCACCCCGCCCCACCCGAGGCCGAGCACCAGGAACAGCACCAGCAGGATCA carries:
- a CDS encoding peptidase domain-containing ABC transporter yields the protein MGEHASHPPAAHEVGHGHAPARPYARLALLLGPERRDVATVVVFAAAVAVLSLATPIAVESLVNTVAFGVLLWPVVVLALVLFGCLGLAAAVRAMQVYVVECLQRRLFVRVAADYAYRLPRIRLDAFDRRYGPELANRFFDILNVQKSLATLLLDGVALVVTAVVGLTVVAFYHPLLLGFDAVLILLVLFLVLGLGWGGVKTALHESHAKYDVAAWLQELLHRHRAIKLAGGPRLAAAEGDRLAAEYLKARKAHFRVVWRQTLFAFGLQAVGGTALLGLGGYLVINQQLTLGQLVAAELIVSVVLGSVAKLGKYAETYYDLLAGAEKLGLLTDLPLEREGGEAPPPGGAMAVHLRGVDRVSGRGLPIPADWAVAAGERVAVLGPPGSGKTLLFETVAGLREPDRGVVELDGLDLRVFDPDRLREQVELVGGAELFAGTINDNLRVGRADLTAAAVRDALRAVGLLETVQALPQGFDTVLTPNGAPLSGVQAVRLTLARAIAARPRLLLLDGTLDAFDSADVLPALFDRAAPWTLLVATANPAVVGRCDRMIPLGAATSEAHV
- a CDS encoding HlyD family secretion protein, which codes for MTAPAFSPAVPFASLDAARTPRPARWVGRLLLLTFVAAPLVLVFVPWQQTVRGRGQIVAFAPTERKQVVTALVGGQVKKWYVVEGSKVKAGDPIVDIDDNDPGLAERLDAQRKFLFSRKDAATDELAEQLRSVKAQEQAMDAAVAAAKANRDAAALLVDVSRQARKNNEFAATFEKRRYEMFDRLFRDKQFGGLESELSRDDAKAKADRALTDVTRADAELKRAEAAVLTADSLVLQAGATGLSAVALAHRDLHRAEQNRFSVERELQEIENRIERFKARFVRAPTDGVIFRISANAGAGGQFVKEGDELAVIVPDATDRVVELLVDGVDAPLIAAHMEQTGRGPHVRLQFEGWPGVQFAGWPSVAIGTFGGRVRQIDATDDGNGRFRILVEPDELFAGDRWPEGLYLRQGNQAVGWVFLNRVTLGYELWRQLNGFPPVVAPKPPDKDESKPPKVKTK